AATCTCTTTCTGTTGGATTTATCGGAAATCTAGGCGTTCTAAACCAGTTGGACATTGAAACAATCTTAATTGGTGATACGAAAGAAGAATGGGATGGATGGTTAAAAATGTCGGAATAGTTGTTCGAAAAGAACCATCTATTTTCTATTTCATATAATAAAAATTAGATGCATTGGTTACGTAGGGAGGGTATGAGATGAGGCTGGAACGATTAAATTACAATAAGATAAAAATTTTTCTAACATTTGATGATTTATCTGAACGAGGATTAACGAAAGAAGATTTATGGAGAAATGCACCGAAAGTACAGCAATTATTTCGTGATATGATGCAAGAAGCAAATAAGGAATTAGGGTTTGAAGCAGATGGTCCGATTGCAGTTGAAGTGTTTTCTCTACAAGCACAAGGGATGGTTGTAATTGTAACGAAAGAAAATCAAGAAATGGATACAGATGATGAGTTCCGTGACGAGTTTATTGAAATGCAAGTGACTCTAGATGAAAGTGAGCATATATTATATGAGTTTGCTACGCTAGATGACGTAATTAACCTGTCGAATCGCTTATATAACCTTGGTGTAACTGGCGGAAAGCTATATACGTGGGATGAGCGCTTCTATCTTTGGGTGGAAGAAGAGGAACAAATTCAATTGTTAAAGGCGGATTTTATAGCTATTTTAGCGGAATACGGTAATCCGTCTACAGCAACCATTTATCGCATCATGGAGTACGGTAAAGAATTAATGGATGTTAACGCGATAGAACAAATACACAATTACTTTGTGAAAAAACAAAACCTCAGCTAATACAACATAGCTGAGGTTTTGTTTTTATTTGGAGAAGGGAAGGGATGATTGTAAATACTCGAACATACTTTTTGAAAATAAAATATGCAGTTTTATGGGAGGGTGGTTGATGAAAATAAAAAATATTTAAATATTTAAGTATTTTACTTTTCTAAAAGTAATAAAAGGACTATAATAATAGTGAAAACGCTTGCAACAGAAAATAGTTTGTATATATTTGTTAGCGTTTTCTATTGCATTCCAAATTTAAGGGTGTATACTAGGCAATGAAGGTTTACTAAACAAGTGAAATTACAGGGGGTTTACTTACTATGGTAGCCGAAAAGGGAACTCAAACAAAAACACAACAACAAAGGGAACAACATTTTGAACTATTGAATTCAACACAAATTGTTATTAGTGAAGCGTTAGAAAAATTGGGTTATCCAAACGAAGTATATGAATTATTAAAAGAACCAATTCGTATGATGACAGTGAAAATACCAGTTCGTATGGATGACGGGACTGTTAAAATATTTACAGGATATCGTGCGCAACATAATGATGCTGTTGGTCCAACGAAAGGTGGAATTCGCTTCCATCCGAATGTAACAGAAAATGAAGTGAAAGCACTTTCAATCTGGATGAGTTTAAAATGTGGTATTGTTGATTTACCATATGGTGGAGGTAAGGGTGGAATTATCTGTGATCCACGTGAAATGTCATTCCGTGAGTTAGAAAGATTAAGCCGCGGTTATGTACGAGCAATTAGCCAAATCGTAGGTCCGACGAAAGATATTCCAGCTCCAGATGTATTCACAAACTCTCAAATTATGGCGTGGATGATGGATGAGTATAGCCGTATTGATGAATTTAATTCACCAGGATTTATTACAGGTAAACCGCTTGTATTAGGTGGATCACATGGACGTGAAACAGCAACAGCGAAAGGTGTAACAATTTGTATTCGCGAAGCTGCTAAAAAACGTGGCATTGATATTAAGGGTGCACGCGTTGTTGTTCAAGGATTCGGTAATGCTGGTAGCTTCTTAGCTAAATTTATGCATGATGCAGGTGCGAAAGTTATTGCAATCTCAGATGCTTACGGCGCGTTACATGATCCAAACGGATTAGATATTGATTATTTATTAGACCGTCGTGATAGCTTCGGTACAGTAACAAAGCTATTTAACAATACAATTTCAAACAAAGAATTGTTAGAACTTGATTGCGATATTTTAGTACCAGCTGCAATTGAGAACCAAATTACAGAAGAAAATGCTAATGATATTAAAGCGAAAATCGTTGTTGAAGCTGCAAATGGTCCAACAACATTAGAAGCGACTAAAATTTTAACAGATCGCGGAATTTTGCTTGTTCCAGACGTGTTAGCAAGTGCTGTTTGGTTACCAGTATCTACCTTGAGTGGGTCCAAAACACCCAAGGTTACTACTGGACTGAGGAGGAAGTAGAACAACGTTTAGAAAAAGGTAATGGTAAGATCATTTGATTCTATTTATGAAACAGCACAAGTTCGTAAAGTGACATGCGCTTAGCGGCGTACATGGTTGGTGTTCGTAAAATGGCTGAAGCAAGCCGCTTCAGAGGTTGGGTATAAAATATTATATCTTGAGAAAACGTGATTTCCTTTCGAGGGAATCACGTTTTTTTGTTGAAGTATTAAATGAGGTGTTGTATATGGAGAATGAAATGCTGGAACGAGTAGAACAATTAGAAGAGAAGGTTAAGAGGTTAGAGGGAGAACTTGCAAGAACGATGAAAGCTCGAAAAATAAGTACCGTTCGGATGTTCGGGGAAGGGTTACTGTTTTTGGTATTTGGTGTGGTTGTAGTAGGGCCGATTATTGCCGTTGTAATCTCGATTTTTACTTGGCTTGCTG
This DNA window, taken from Bacillus cereus ATCC 14579, encodes the following:
- a CDS encoding genetic competence negative regulator produces the protein MRLERLNYNKIKIFLTFDDLSERGLTKEDLWRNAPKVQQLFRDMMQEANKELGFEADGPIAVEVFSLQAQGMVVIVTKENQEMDTDDEFRDEFIEMQVTLDESEHILYEFATLDDVINLSNRLYNLGVTGGKLYTWDERFYLWVEEEEQIQLLKADFIAILAEYGNPSTATIYRIMEYGKELMDVNAIEQIHNYFVKKQNLS